Proteins encoded within one genomic window of Cellulomonas xiejunii:
- a CDS encoding glycosyltransferase family 2 protein: protein MSPGPGALARVVVVSWNGAHLLPTALDSLERQTVRDRLDVVVVDNGSTDGTAELLATRYPDVRRLASASNLGFAGGAALGMADARCHVVLLNNDAAFAPDAVEHLLRALEAPGVGATTARVLLAGTDPVLVNSTGNVVTRTGNGADRDWRAPLGSESTDPDVFGFYGGAAALRREMLDEVGGFDPWLFLYYEDTDLSWRMRAAGWTVRYVPEAVAHHEHAASSGTDTPVFRYHNTRNSLVVATRHAPLRVAAISAARQSAGWLRAARRGGWASPDAVARRRGLTAHLRRLPRTLGERRRMWHAARVGRRVVARYIGRDAPTS from the coding sequence CGCCAGACGGTACGGGACCGCCTGGACGTCGTCGTGGTGGACAACGGGTCGACCGACGGCACGGCCGAGCTGCTGGCGACGCGCTACCCCGACGTCCGGCGCCTGGCGTCCGCGAGCAACCTCGGGTTCGCCGGCGGGGCCGCTCTCGGGATGGCGGACGCGCGCTGTCACGTGGTCCTGCTGAACAACGACGCAGCCTTCGCCCCCGACGCGGTCGAGCACCTCCTCCGCGCCCTGGAGGCGCCTGGGGTCGGGGCGACGACGGCGAGGGTCCTGCTCGCCGGCACCGACCCCGTGCTCGTCAACTCGACCGGCAACGTCGTCACACGCACCGGGAACGGCGCAGACCGCGACTGGAGGGCGCCCCTCGGGTCGGAGTCGACCGACCCTGACGTGTTCGGCTTCTACGGCGGTGCCGCGGCATTACGGCGGGAGATGCTGGACGAGGTGGGGGGCTTCGACCCCTGGCTCTTCCTCTACTACGAGGACACCGACCTGTCGTGGCGGATGCGAGCGGCCGGCTGGACGGTGCGCTACGTCCCCGAGGCGGTCGCGCACCACGAGCACGCGGCGAGCTCGGGCACCGACACCCCCGTGTTCCGGTACCACAACACGCGCAACTCCCTCGTGGTCGCGACCCGCCACGCCCCCCTGCGCGTCGCCGCGATCTCAGCCGCCCGCCAGAGCGCCGGATGGTTGCGTGCCGCGCGTCGCGGCGGCTGGGCGTCGCCGGACGCCGTGGCGCGACGACGCGGTCTGACCGCCCATCTGCGACGACTCCCGCGCACGCTCGGGGAGCGCCGCCGCATGTGGCACGCAGCCCGCGTGGGCCGGCGCGTGGTCGCCCGGTACATCGGCCGGGACGCGCCGACGTCCTGA
- a CDS encoding glycosyltransferase, which yields MHVVVVSAALCAAQARSTVEDCVRVMPDATTVVLDLDGSYVPVGVEQVVTTRDLDVPDQAMHRLAATLSGAELVAAARPIALTALAGRRQPDEILLSVEAGVLLFAAPDALVAAAGRSGAALVVRSALPVPDDDRSPSAAQVLDAGTCSTAMVAVRVDRADVVATWSAATSPGGIGGRWVDALGGGATRVDDPALLLSAWSLEPGHSLTDGEPPALDGRPLVAVDLSRLDPDHPWLLDASLPGDPRGRLSDHPVLARIAAEQAARWAAQPTATASRLWDRTADGILLDPAMRRLLAAPGAPDPFDESRTSELISWLTVPTTDGGIGRYLRALHDRPDLRAAFPRVPGPDLPGFLSWARTHAVDEGSPPRVLEPALAAVRPRPVQPGRPAPGVNVVGFMRGELGIGESARLLVSALEAADVPYSTRTVDRHLLSRQRATHGADTAGTRYDTTVVCVNADLTPTVLASARDVVDGTYRIGMWYWEVEDFPESLHPSFAAVDEVWVASQFVREAIAAHSPVPVHVVPPPLPQRGPAPRLGRAELGLPDAPVVLFSFDYLSTMERKNPLGVIEAFRRAVPAGSGPVLVLKSINAHLRPLEAEQVRLAASDRPDVLLLEDYLSAEARDALVACCDVYMSLHRSEGLGLTIAEAMAWGKPVLATGYSGNLQFMTPANSYLVPWTPTQVPPGAEPYPQGTRWAEPDVDAAAALLRAVLDDPADAAHRGARAAADIAALHSATAAGRVVAGRLAQLRSTRRGRPRRYELAQARQRVAAIRAALG from the coding sequence ATGCACGTCGTCGTCGTCAGCGCAGCGCTCTGCGCGGCCCAGGCCCGCTCGACCGTCGAGGACTGCGTCCGGGTGATGCCGGACGCCACGACTGTCGTGCTCGACCTCGACGGCTCGTACGTACCCGTGGGCGTCGAGCAGGTCGTGACCACGAGGGATCTCGACGTCCCCGACCAGGCGATGCACCGTCTGGCCGCCACGCTGTCCGGCGCCGAGCTCGTCGCGGCCGCCCGGCCCATCGCCCTGACTGCGCTCGCAGGCCGACGGCAGCCAGACGAGATCCTGCTCTCGGTCGAGGCAGGTGTGCTTCTCTTCGCGGCGCCCGACGCGCTCGTCGCGGCCGCGGGACGCAGCGGAGCGGCCCTGGTGGTGCGCTCCGCGTTGCCCGTGCCGGACGACGACCGCAGCCCCAGCGCGGCCCAGGTGCTCGACGCCGGAACCTGCTCGACGGCGATGGTGGCGGTTCGGGTGGACCGTGCCGACGTCGTCGCGACGTGGTCGGCCGCCACCAGCCCCGGGGGCATCGGCGGTCGTTGGGTCGACGCCCTCGGTGGCGGCGCGACGCGTGTGGACGATCCCGCACTCCTGCTCTCGGCGTGGTCGCTGGAGCCCGGCCACTCGCTGACCGACGGCGAGCCACCTGCGCTGGACGGGCGCCCCCTCGTCGCGGTCGACCTCAGCCGACTCGACCCGGACCACCCGTGGCTGCTCGACGCCAGTCTGCCGGGCGACCCTCGCGGGCGTCTCAGCGACCACCCGGTGCTCGCCCGGATCGCCGCGGAACAGGCTGCGAGGTGGGCGGCGCAACCCACCGCCACGGCCTCACGCCTGTGGGACCGCACCGCCGACGGCATCCTCCTCGATCCGGCGATGCGTCGCCTCCTCGCGGCGCCGGGCGCACCCGACCCGTTCGACGAGTCGCGCACCAGCGAGCTGATCTCCTGGCTGACCGTGCCCACCACCGACGGCGGGATCGGGCGCTACCTCCGCGCGCTGCACGACCGCCCCGACCTGCGCGCCGCGTTCCCCCGCGTGCCCGGCCCCGATCTGCCCGGGTTCCTGTCGTGGGCCCGGACGCACGCCGTCGACGAGGGCTCACCCCCTCGTGTGCTCGAACCGGCGCTCGCGGCCGTCAGGCCGCGTCCCGTGCAGCCCGGACGCCCGGCGCCGGGCGTCAACGTCGTCGGCTTCATGCGCGGTGAGCTCGGGATCGGGGAGTCCGCCCGCCTCCTCGTGTCGGCGCTGGAGGCCGCTGATGTCCCGTACTCGACACGGACCGTCGACCGGCACCTCCTGAGCAGGCAGCGAGCGACGCACGGGGCGGACACCGCCGGCACCCGGTACGACACCACTGTCGTGTGCGTCAACGCCGACCTCACGCCCACGGTGCTGGCGTCGGCGCGCGACGTCGTGGACGGCACCTACCGCATCGGCATGTGGTACTGGGAGGTCGAGGACTTCCCGGAGTCGCTGCACCCGAGCTTCGCCGCCGTGGACGAGGTGTGGGTCGCCTCGCAGTTCGTCCGGGAGGCCATCGCCGCCCACTCCCCCGTCCCGGTGCACGTCGTGCCGCCTCCGTTGCCGCAGCGCGGGCCTGCCCCCCGCCTCGGGCGGGCCGAGCTGGGGCTGCCCGACGCACCGGTGGTGCTCTTCAGCTTCGACTACCTCAGCACGATGGAGCGCAAGAACCCCCTCGGTGTCATCGAGGCGTTCCGGCGCGCGGTCCCCGCCGGCAGCGGCCCCGTCCTGGTGCTCAAGTCGATCAACGCCCACCTGCGCCCGCTCGAGGCCGAGCAGGTGCGGCTCGCCGCATCGGACCGGCCGGACGTCCTGCTGCTGGAGGACTACCTCTCGGCCGAGGCCCGCGACGCGCTCGTCGCCTGCTGCGACGTGTACATGTCGCTGCACCGGTCCGAAGGACTGGGCCTGACGATCGCCGAGGCGATGGCCTGGGGCAAGCCGGTCCTGGCCACCGGCTACAGCGGGAACCTGCAGTTCATGACCCCCGCCAACAGCTACCTCGTGCCGTGGACCCCGACCCAGGTGCCGCCGGGGGCCGAGCCGTACCCGCAGGGGACCCGGTGGGCCGAGCCCGACGTCGATGCTGCCGCGGCCCTCCTGCGCGCGGTGCTCGACGACCCGGCCGACGCGGCGCACCGTGGTGCACGGGCCGCAGCGGACATCGCCGCGCTGCACTCGGCCACCGCAGCGGGTCGCGTCGTCGCCGGACGGCTCGCCCAGCTGAGGTCGACACGGCGTGGCCGTCCCCGCCGATACGAGCTCGCGCAGGCCCGGCAGCGGGTGGCAGCCATCCGCGCCGCGCTCGGCTGA